A region from the Ichthyobacterium seriolicida genome encodes:
- the pheS gene encoding phenylalanine--tRNA ligase subunit alpha → MLAEIEKLKQEITDFQSTDKNQIEDFKIKFLGKKGLVAHYFSLFKNVEKNDRKVFGQSINELKTLATDKVNDLLDRVDSNDKHHTENDLTRPAEYLDLGNRHPISLIRKRIVDIFSGIGFGVSQGPEIEDDWHNFTGLNLPEFHPARDMQDTFFIRKNPDFLLRTHTSSVQMHYMENNKPPIRTISPGRVFRNEDISARSHCIFHQIEGLYIDTDVSFADLKQTVIYFTKELFGKSKIRFRPSYFPFTEPSAEVDIYWGMKSEADKRITKGTGWLEIMGCGMVDPNVLKNANIDHKKYSGFAFGMGIERIAMLIYQIKDLRMFFENDIRFLKQFQMEL, encoded by the coding sequence ACCAAATAGAAGATTTTAAGATTAAATTTTTAGGCAAAAAAGGTCTTGTAGCTCATTATTTTTCGCTATTCAAAAATGTTGAAAAAAATGACAGAAAAGTATTTGGACAGTCTATAAATGAGCTCAAAACTTTAGCTACAGATAAGGTAAATGACCTTTTAGATAGAGTAGATTCTAATGATAAACATCACACAGAAAACGATTTAACTAGACCTGCAGAATACTTAGACTTAGGAAATAGACATCCCATATCTCTCATTAGAAAAAGGATTGTAGATATATTCTCTGGCATAGGGTTTGGCGTTTCCCAAGGTCCTGAAATAGAAGATGACTGGCATAATTTCACAGGTTTAAACCTTCCTGAATTTCATCCAGCTAGGGATATGCAGGATACTTTTTTTATCAGAAAAAATCCAGACTTTCTCTTGAGAACGCATACATCGTCGGTTCAAATGCACTACATGGAAAATAACAAACCTCCTATAAGGACTATATCTCCAGGTAGAGTGTTTAGAAATGAGGATATTTCTGCTAGATCACACTGTATATTTCATCAAATAGAGGGACTGTATATAGATACCGATGTCTCTTTTGCAGACCTTAAACAGACTGTTATTTATTTTACTAAAGAATTATTTGGGAAATCTAAAATTAGATTTAGACCATCGTACTTTCCATTTACAGAGCCTAGTGCAGAAGTAGATATATATTGGGGTATGAAATCTGAAGCTGATAAGAGAATCACAAAGGGAACTGGTTGGTTAGAAATAATGGGATGTGGAATGGTAGATCCTAATGTTTTGAAAAATGCCAATATAGACCACAAAAAATATTCTGGATTTGCTTTTGGAATGGGCATAGAACGAATAGCCATGCTCATTTATCAGATTAAAGATCTAAGGATGTTTTTTGAAAACGATATCAGATTTTTAAAGCAATTTCAAATGGAACTGTAG
- a CDS encoding endonuclease/exonuclease/phosphatase family protein, whose product MINKKGGEYMLYIINIFFSFLLILVYINSYVPPDLIPYHGILSVIYPFLLLVNIAFALIWISRLNPLFLISTIVIFLGYKNFDLLFKFPKNSEVYKKVEGDIKLISFNVHSFNRYNWIQKKDVIDEIKNFISVNDPDIICFQEFYDTKKNYFPEYPYVYISSTHKNEIWGNAIFSKFPIIEKGIIKFENSYNQTTYVSIDIGQEILRIYNVHLESLGIDQEDYEYRKKHKKNTLERLSKLFKNVNKGFSKHSEQSVLIREHIDNSPYKNIVCGDFNSTAFFYEYKKIKGGLNDAFSVFGQGLGATFFFYYYPLRIDFILSDPRISIKEFQTHSNIRLSDHIPLSLIFN is encoded by the coding sequence ATCAACTCGTATGTCCCACCGGATTTAATTCCTTATCATGGAATATTAAGTGTAATATATCCATTTTTATTATTGGTTAATATAGCATTTGCTTTGATTTGGATATCGAGATTAAATCCTCTTTTTCTAATATCTACTATTGTTATATTTCTGGGTTATAAGAATTTTGATCTTCTTTTTAAATTTCCAAAAAACTCTGAAGTTTATAAAAAAGTTGAAGGAGATATTAAACTTATCTCGTTTAACGTTCATTCTTTTAATAGGTATAACTGGATACAAAAAAAAGATGTGATCGATGAGATTAAAAATTTTATATCGGTGAATGATCCAGATATAATTTGTTTTCAAGAGTTTTACGATACAAAAAAGAATTACTTCCCAGAGTATCCTTACGTATATATTTCTTCCACTCACAAAAATGAGATATGGGGTAATGCCATATTTTCTAAATTTCCAATAATAGAAAAAGGAATAATAAAATTTGAAAACAGCTATAATCAAACTACTTATGTAAGTATTGACATAGGACAAGAGATTTTAAGAATTTATAATGTCCATTTAGAATCCCTTGGTATTGATCAAGAAGATTATGAATATAGAAAAAAGCATAAAAAAAATACTTTAGAAAGACTCAGCAAATTGTTTAAAAATGTAAATAAAGGTTTTTCCAAACACAGCGAACAAAGTGTATTAATTAGGGAGCATATAGACAATTCTCCATATAAAAACATAGTATGTGGAGATTTTAACTCTACTGCTTTTTTCTATGAATACAAGAAGATAAAAGGAGGCTTAAACGATGCTTTTAGTGTATTTGGGCAAGGACTGGGAGCCACTTTCTTTTTCTATTATTACCCTTTGAGAATAGATTTTATTTTATCAGATCCTAGAATATCTATCAAAGAATTCCAGACGCATTCGAATATAAGATTATCCGATCACATTCCCTTATCCTTAATCTTTAATTAG